One genomic window of Cygnus olor isolate bCygOlo1 chromosome 3, bCygOlo1.pri.v2, whole genome shotgun sequence includes the following:
- the BATF3 gene encoding basic leucine zipper transcriptional factor ATF-like 3 isoform X2 — MAHKCCGQECAGSHEEDDRKVRRREKNRVAAQRSRKKQTQKADKLHEEYESLEQENTSLKREIGKLTDEMKHLSEVLKDHEKICPLLHCTMNFVTVPRPDALSSCLPR, encoded by the exons ATGGCGCACAAGTGCTGCGGGCAGGAGTGCGCGGGG AGTCACGAAGAAGACGACAGGAAGgtgaggaggagagaaaagaaccGGGTGGCGGCGCAGAGAAGCCGGAAGAAGCAGACGCAGAAGGCAGACAAGCTGCACGAG gAATATGAGTCTCTTGAGCAAGAAAATACCTCCCTGAAGAGAGAAATCGGAAAGCTAACAGATGAAATGAAACACTTGAGTGAAGTGTTGAAGGATCACGAGAAGATCTGTCCACTATTGCACTGCACCATGAACTTTGTGACCGTACCAAGGCCCGATGCACTTAGTAGCTGCCTGCCCAGATGA
- the BATF3 gene encoding basic leucine zipper transcriptional factor ATF-like 3 isoform X1: protein MSGGVPAAGSALPRSSEGGQQSHEEDDRKVRRREKNRVAAQRSRKKQTQKADKLHEEYESLEQENTSLKREIGKLTDEMKHLSEVLKDHEKICPLLHCTMNFVTVPRPDALSSCLPR from the exons ATGTCGGGCGGCGTcccggcggcgggcagcgcgcTGCCGCGGAGCTCCGAGGGCGGCCAGCAG AGTCACGAAGAAGACGACAGGAAGgtgaggaggagagaaaagaaccGGGTGGCGGCGCAGAGAAGCCGGAAGAAGCAGACGCAGAAGGCAGACAAGCTGCACGAG gAATATGAGTCTCTTGAGCAAGAAAATACCTCCCTGAAGAGAGAAATCGGAAAGCTAACAGATGAAATGAAACACTTGAGTGAAGTGTTGAAGGATCACGAGAAGATCTGTCCACTATTGCACTGCACCATGAACTTTGTGACCGTACCAAGGCCCGATGCACTTAGTAGCTGCCTGCCCAGATGA